From a single Nicotiana tabacum cultivar K326 chromosome 8, ASM71507v2, whole genome shotgun sequence genomic region:
- the LOC107798987 gene encoding dihydrofolate synthetase produces the protein MKNISILRRSFQRSMFSSAAGLVQNTRHGFSTLREEPELDELMEFLNNLKNFEKSGVPIGAGTDSEYGFDLGRMSRLVGLLGNPQSRFKTVHIAGTKGKGSTAAFLSSILRAEGYSVGCYTSPHIQTIRERITLGRWGEPISAKALNHHFKRRREVLERAVKLENGCLSHFEVFTAIAFSLFAEGNTEIAVVEAGLGGARDATNVISGSDLALSIITTVGEEHLEALGGSLESIAVAKSGIVKHGRPLVLGGPFIPSIECILRGKAFSMSSPVVSASDPGNRSALRGFCDVSSIPRQLCDIVLQIVKDFDLSIELLGVKLRMLGAHQLQNAVTATCAALCLNKQGWSLSSGSIRAGLESAFLQGRSQILSSEEANLLGVPGATILLDGAHTKESARALANTLQMTFPKAKMVVVVAMANDKDHLGFARELLSVGDLDAVFSTEVDIAGAKSRMTSASLLKCAWVNALRELDIKVLDLKVADSEDQSLQAAGISESRSILLAEGSLLACMRTGFKILSERTGEQSGIIVVTGSLHIVSAILDYLHS, from the exons atgaaaaatattagCATTCTCCGTCGTTCATTTCAGAGAAGTATGTTCTCCTCAGCTGCAGGACTTGTCCAGAACACCCGTCATGGCTTTTCCACTTTGCGAGAGGAGCCAGAACTAGACGAACTAATGGAATTTTTGAACAATCTGAAAAACTTCGAGAAGTCAGGGGTTCCAATAGGCGCAGGCACAGATTCCGAATATGGTTTCGATCTTGGTAGAATGAGTCGCTTGGTGGGGCTCCTCGGTAATCCCCAATCTAGGTTCAAG ACTGTTCATATTGCTGGAACAAAAGGAAAAGGATCAACTGCTGCATTCCTCTCCAGTATATTGCGGGCAGAAGGCTATTCTGTTGGTTGCTATACTAG TCCGCATATACAGACTATTAGGGAACGCATAACGTTGGGAAGATGGGGCGAGCCAATATCAGCCAAGGCGTTGAATCATCATTTCAAGAGGAGGAGGGAGGTTCTTGAGAGGGCAGTGAAACTTGAGAATGGATGTCTCAGTCATTTTGAg GTTTTTACTGCTATAGCATTCAGCCTATTTGCTGAAGGGAATACGGAAATTGCAGTTGTGGAG GCTGGATTGGGCGGAGCACGAGATGCCACTAATGTTATTTCAGGTTCTGATCTTGCTTTATCAATCATAACTACTGTTGGTGAGGAACATCTAGAAGCACTTGGAGGCTCTTTGGAAAGTATAGCGGTGGCAAAATCAGGAATAGTTAAGCATGGGCGCCCA CTTGTTCTAGGAGGTCCATTCATTCCATCTATTGAGTGCATTCTTCGTGGGAAAGCATTTTCTATGTCTTCACCTGTGGTATCAGCATCTGATCCTGGAAACAGAAGCGCTTTGAGAGGCTTCTGTGACGTGAGTAGCATACCTCGCCAATTGTGTGATATAGTGCTCCAGATTGTGAAGGACTTTGATCTG TCGATTGAACTTCTAGGTGTGAAATTACGCATGCTTGGAGCTCACCAACTTCAAAATGCTGTAACTGCTACATGTGCAGCCTTGTGCCTTAATAAGCAAG GATGGAGTTTGTCCAGTGGATCTATTCGTGCTGGTCTGGAGAGTGCGTTTTTGCAAGGCAGAAGCCAAATATTGTCTTCAGAAGAAGCTAATTTACTTGGAGTACCTGGGGCCACTATACTACTTGATGGAG CACATACAAAGGAATCTGCCAGGGCTTTGGCAAACACGTTGCAGATGACATTTCCAAAGGCAAAAATGGTTGTTGTGGTTGCTATGGCTAATGACAAGGACCATCTAGGTTTCGCAAGAGAGCTACTCTCAG TTGGGGATTTGGATGCTGTATTTTCAACAGAAGTTGACATTGCTGGTGCTAAATCAAGAATGACTTCAGCATCTTTATTGAAATGTGCTTGGGTCAATGCTTTGAGAGAGCTGGATATTAAGGTTCTCGACCTCAAAGTTGCAGATAGTGAGGATCAATCACTTCAAGCTGCAGGGATTTCCGAATCTCGAAGCATTTTACTTGCGGAGGGATCACTATTGGCTTGTATGAGAACTGGTTTTAAGATCCTCAGCGAAAGAACTGGAGAACAATCTGGCATTATAGTAGTCACTGGTTCTTTGCATATTGTTTCTGCCATTTTAGACTACTTGCACAGTTGA